A stretch of the Corylus avellana chromosome ca6, CavTom2PMs-1.0 genome encodes the following:
- the LOC132184617 gene encoding uncharacterized protein LOC132184617 yields MICYSKTPIVIPREIPQFHAGKRSISVKSTRFGAEYPLVLGQRRRRAVMEITSSSSLSPSPLLLTSGASGRVNALCSLRVWRSLMMLINAFVLLLLVPFRRAPSSRKEEKREESGGSHRHQRKVVRVPARMVSWRKSGAVVEQEVAARRALATRRVVQDGHADGGGDDDDDDEKKKRRSVREYSLFVTARGDTIFTQSWTPVSVNTRGLVLIMHGLNEHSGRYDDFAKQLNANGYKVYGMDWIGHGGSDGLHAYVHSLDDAVADMKSFLEKILAEENPGLPCFCFGHSTGAAIVLKAMLDPKVEARVAGAVVTSPAVGVQPTHPIFVVLAPIISFLFPRYQLSAANKKGIPVSRDPEALIAKYSDPLVYTGSIRVRTGYEILRITSYLQQNLRKLRVPFLVLHGIADTVTDPKASQKLHDEASSTDKTIRLLEGFLHDLLFELEREVIVNDIIEWLNCRV; encoded by the exons ATGATCTGTTACAGCAAGACACCGATTGTAATCCCTAGGGAAATTCCGCAATTTCATGCGGGAAAGAGAAGCATATCCGTGAAGTCGACCCGATTCGGAGCCGAATATCCGTTGGTTTTGGGgcagaggaggaggagagcGGTAATGGAGATTACGTCTTCGTCGTCGTTGTCGCCGTCGCCGTTGTTGCTGACGTCGGGTGCGAGCGGGCGCGTGAACGCGCTGTGCTCGCTGCGCGTGTGGAGGAGCCTGATGATGCTGATCAACGCGTTTGTGCTGCTCCTCCTGGTCCCGTTTCGGCGGGCCCCGTCGTCGAGAAAGGAAGAGAAGCGTGAGGAGAGCGGCGGGTCCCACCGCCATCAGAGGAAGGTGGTGCGGGTCCCTGCGAGGATGGTGTCGTGGAGGAAGAGCGGCGCGGTGGTGGAGCAGGAAGTGGCGGCGAGGAGAGCGCTGGCCACGAGGAGAGTGGTGCAGGATGGTCATGCTGATGGTGGtggggatgatgatgatgatgatgaaaagaagaagaggaggtcGGTGAGGGAGTACTCGCTGTTTGTTACCGCGAGAGGCGACACCATTTTCACGCAGTCCTGGACGCCGGTTTCCGTCAACACCAG GGGACTAGTTCTTATTATGCATGGCCTGAATGAACACAG TGGCAGATACGATGATTTTGCAAAGCAGCTGAATGCTAATGGCTACAAGGTTTATGGAATGGATTGGATTG GTCATGGTGGAAGTGATGGGCTGCATGCATATGTTCATTCTCTTGATGATGCTGTTGCTGATATG AAATCATTTCTTGAGAAGATTTTAGCTGAGGAGAATCCCGGGCTTCCGTGCTTTTGCTTCGGACACTCGACGGGTGCAGCGATTGTCCTGAAG GCAATGCTTGACCCAAAGGTTGAAGCCCGTGTAGCTGGTGCAGTAGTGACATCACCTGCAGTTGGAGTTCAGCCAACCCATCCTATTTTTGTG GTACTAGCACCAATCATCTCATTCTTATTTCCTAGATATCAACTTAGTGCTGCTAACAAGAAGGGCATACCAGTTTCTCGGGACCCGGAGGCACTGATAGCCAAGTATTCGGATCCACTAGTGTATACCGGATCCATCAGGGTAAGGACTGGTTATGAGATTCTTCGAATCACATCCTACCTGCAGcagaatttgagaaaattaagaGTCCCCTTTCTAGTTCTCCATGGCATTGCTGATACTGTAACTGACCCAAAAGCTTCTCAGAAACTACACGATGAAGCCTCCTCAACTGACAAAACCATCAGATTGCTAGAAGGGTTCTTACATGATCTCCTATTTGAACTAGAACGAGAGGTTATTGTGAATGACATAATTGAATGGTTGAATTGTAGAGTATGA
- the LOC132184544 gene encoding uncharacterized protein LOC132184544 isoform X1: MGWVLIVGSLVVLWVASLCKILRGSSSPSRSLFLNTGGALPKRNVLLVVAHPDDESMFFSPTISYLTSRGHNLHVLCLSIGDADGKGDIRKEELHRACAILKVPLQQVKILDHPDLQDGFGRVWNHTLLAKIIEGEIINYGIDSIITFDNYGVSGHCNHRDVHYGVCSKFLHDTSQGTIEAWELVSTNILRKYTGPLDIWLSILHAMQHSGEVMHCLLNEHPQKSFLAMAQHSSQWVWFRKLFVAFSSYTYVNTLRKIRRM, encoded by the exons ATGGGATGGGTATTGATTGTTGGTTCTTTGGTTGTGCTCTGGGTAGCATCTCTGTGCAAAATCCTTCGCGGATCAAGCTCACCTTCCAGGAGCTTATTCTTGAATACTG GTGGAGCTCTTCCCAAGAGAAATGTCTTGCTAGTTGTTGCCCACCCAGACGATGAGTCTAT GTTCTTTTCTCCAACAATAAGCTATCTGACTTCAAGAGGGCACAATCTGCACGTATTGTGCTTGTCAATTG GCGATGCCGATGGCAAGGGGGACATCAGAAAAGAAGAGCTTCATCGAGCTTGTGCAATTCTCAAG GTTCCACTTCAACAAGTGAAGATTCTGGACCATCCAGATTTGCAG GATGGTTTTGGCAGGGTTTGGAACCATACTTTACTGGCTAAGATTATTGAGGGGGAAATTATAAATTATGGCATTGACTCG ATAATTACTTTTGATAACTATGGTGTTTCGGGTCATTGTAATCACCGTGATGTGCATTATGGGGTTTG CAGCAAGTTCTTGCATGATACTTCACAAGGAACTATTGAGGCCTGGGAGCTT GTTAGTACCAACATCTTACGCAAGTATACTGGACCACTTGATATCTGGTTGTCCATTTTACATGCTATGCAACACTCAGGTGAAGTGATGCATTGCTTGCTAAATGAGCATCCCCAGAAGAGCTTCCTCGCGATGGCACAACACTCAAGCCAATGGGTTTg GTTCCGCAAGCTTTTTGTAGCATTTTCCAGTTATACCTATGTGAACACGCTTAGAAAGATCAGGCGTATGTGA
- the LOC132184544 gene encoding uncharacterized protein LOC132184544 isoform X2: protein MGWVLIVGSLVVLWVASLCKILRGSSSPSRSLFLNTGGALPKRNVLLVVAHPDDESMFFSPTISYLTSRGHNLHVLCLSIGDADGKGDIRKEELHRACAILKVPLQQVKILDHPDLQDGFGRVWNHTLLAKIIEGEIINYGIDSIITFDNYGVSGHCNHRDVHYGVCKFLHDTSQGTIEAWELVSTNILRKYTGPLDIWLSILHAMQHSGEVMHCLLNEHPQKSFLAMAQHSSQWVWFRKLFVAFSSYTYVNTLRKIRRM from the exons ATGGGATGGGTATTGATTGTTGGTTCTTTGGTTGTGCTCTGGGTAGCATCTCTGTGCAAAATCCTTCGCGGATCAAGCTCACCTTCCAGGAGCTTATTCTTGAATACTG GTGGAGCTCTTCCCAAGAGAAATGTCTTGCTAGTTGTTGCCCACCCAGACGATGAGTCTAT GTTCTTTTCTCCAACAATAAGCTATCTGACTTCAAGAGGGCACAATCTGCACGTATTGTGCTTGTCAATTG GCGATGCCGATGGCAAGGGGGACATCAGAAAAGAAGAGCTTCATCGAGCTTGTGCAATTCTCAAG GTTCCACTTCAACAAGTGAAGATTCTGGACCATCCAGATTTGCAG GATGGTTTTGGCAGGGTTTGGAACCATACTTTACTGGCTAAGATTATTGAGGGGGAAATTATAAATTATGGCATTGACTCG ATAATTACTTTTGATAACTATGGTGTTTCGGGTCATTGTAATCACCGTGATGTGCATTATGGGGTTTG CAAGTTCTTGCATGATACTTCACAAGGAACTATTGAGGCCTGGGAGCTT GTTAGTACCAACATCTTACGCAAGTATACTGGACCACTTGATATCTGGTTGTCCATTTTACATGCTATGCAACACTCAGGTGAAGTGATGCATTGCTTGCTAAATGAGCATCCCCAGAAGAGCTTCCTCGCGATGGCACAACACTCAAGCCAATGGGTTTg GTTCCGCAAGCTTTTTGTAGCATTTTCCAGTTATACCTATGTGAACACGCTTAGAAAGATCAGGCGTATGTGA